Proteins encoded in a region of the Zea mays cultivar B73 chromosome 4, Zm-B73-REFERENCE-NAM-5.0, whole genome shotgun sequence genome:
- the LOC100304305 gene encoding Galactoside 2-alpha-L-fucosyltransferase: MDVKRSRSPRAPPDDDRKRAGGGGGWRGSGGVRPEMVLVGFLLTLPLLFLVFGGRWGSGSFPSSSSSSATSSPPVVPKPTARRVDGGGGDRGATPRQGQKPVGLNNVSVSTATSVSQDKLLGGLLSAAFDESSCQSRYKSNLYRKPSPFPLSPYLVQKLRKYEARHKKCGPRTKRYRRAVKLLKAGRNTDDSECKYVVWFPCNGLGNRMLTIASTFLYALLTDRVLLVHVPAEQEGLFCEPFPVSSWVLPGSFPQNNPHKLHIGAPESYANMLKNNIVRNDDGPGAPASSSLPPYVYLHLEQFQLKLSDNVFCDEDQVTLSKFNWMLLKSDSYFAPALFLTPMFEAELAKMFPRREAVFHHLGRYLFHPTNRVWGIVRRYYEAYLARVDEKIGFQIRIFPEKPIKFENMYEQLMRCVREQRLLPELGPAEPPTNATADAGDGKVKAVLIASLYSGYYEKIRGMYYESPTKSGEIVAVFQPSHEEQQQYTSNDHNQKALAEIYLLSYCDKITMSAWSTFGYVAYSFAGVKPWILIRPDWNRETSDVACVRSTSVEPCLHSPPILGCRAKTDVDVAAVKPYVRHCEDVGFGLKLFDS; this comes from the exons ATGGACGTGAAGCGGTCGCGGAGCCCTCGGGCTCCGCCCGACGACGACAGGAAGcgtgccggcggcggcggcgggtggcgcggctccGGCGGCGTCCGCCCGGAGATGGTGCTCGTCGGCTTCCTCCTCACGCTACCCCTCCTCTTCCTCGTCTTCGGCGGCCGCTGGGGCAGCGGCTCCttcccttcgtcgtcgtcgtcgtccgctACCTCCTCTCCGCCCGTCGTCCCCAAGCCTACCGCCCGCCGcgtggacggcggcggcggcgaccgcgGCGCGACGCCTCGTCAGGGCCAAA AACCTGTTGGTCTGAACAACGTCTCTGTATCGACGGCAACATCAGTGTCCCAGGATAAGCTTCTAGGCGGATTGCTGTCCGCGGCATTCGACGAATCCTCCTGCCAGAGCCGCTACAAATCGAACCTGTACCGGAAGCCATCCCCGTTCCCGCTGTCCCCCTACCTGGTGCAGAAGCTGAGGAAGTACGAGGCGAGGCACAAGAAGTGCGGCCCGAGGACGAAGCGGTACCGGCGGGCCGTCAAGCTTCTCAAGGCCGGGCGCAACACGGACGACTCGGAGTGCAAGTACGTGGTGTGGTTCCCCTGCAACGGCCTCGGCAACCGCATGCTCACCATCGCCTCCACCTTCCTCTACGCGCTGCTCACCGACCGGGTGCTCCTCGTGCACGTCCCGGCGGAGCAGGAGGGCCTCTTCTGCGAGCCGTTCCCGGTCAGCTCGTGGGTGCTCCCGGGCAGCTTCCCGCAGAACAATCCCCACAAGCTCCACATCGGCGCGCCGGAGAGCTACGCGAACATGCTCAAGAACAACATCGTCCGCAACGACGACGGCCccggcgcgccggcgtcgtcgtcgCTGCCTCCGTACGTCTACCTCCACCTGGAGCAGTTCCAGCTGAAGCTGTCCGACAACGTCTTCTGCGACGAGGACCAGGTCACGCTCAGCAAGTTCAACTGGATGCTGCTCAAGTCCGACAGCTACTTCGCCCCGGCGCTGTTCCTGACGCCCATGTTCGAGGCCGAGCTGGCCAAGATGTTCCCGCGGAGGGAGGCCGTGTTCCACCACCTGGGACGGTACCTCTTCCACCCGACCAACCGAGTCTGGGGGATCGTCAGGAGGTACTACGAGGCGTACCTTGCCAGGGTCGACGAGAAGATCGGGTTCCAGATCCGGATCTTCCCGGAGAAGCCGATCAAGTTCGAGAACATGTACGAGCAGCTGATGCGGTGCGTCAGGGAGCAGCGGCTGCTGCCGGAGCTCGGCCCCGCCGAGCCGCCGACGAACGCGACGGCCGACGCTGGCGACGGGAAGGTGAAGGCGGTGCTGATCGCGTCGCTCTACTCGGGGTACTACGAGAAGATCCGCGGCATGTACTACGAGAGCCCCACCAAGAGTGGGGAGATCGTGGCGGTGTTCCAGCCCAGCCACGAGGAGCAGCAGCAGTACACGTCCAACGACCACAACCAGAAGGCGCTGGCCGAGATCTACCTGCTCAGCTACTGCGACAAGATCACGATGAGCGCCTGGTCCACCTTCGGCTACGTCGCGTACAGCTTCGCCGGCGTGAAGCCGTGGATCCTGATCCGGCCGGACTGGAACAGGGAGACCTCCGACGTCGCGTGCGTCCGGTCCACGTCCGTGGAGCCGTGCCTGCACTCGCCGCCGATCCTCGGGTGCAGGGCCAAGACGGACGTCGACGTCGCCGCTGTCAAGCCGTACGTCCGGCACTGCGAGGACGTCGGCTTCGGCCTCAAGTTGTTCGATAGCTAA